CCGCAATCACGAGAGTGACGGAGAGCGACACGAAGACTCCGTTCCAACCCCAACGTTCATGAAATACTCCTGGAATCGTGCCGCCCACAATTGCTCCGATGGAGCCGCAACCATTGATCAACCCGGCAGCAGTGGAAGCGCCTTTTTTGGTGCCAAAATCTATTGCGGCGGTACCACTGACCAGCGCATCTGGTGGAAATAACAGGAATCCGAGAAGGAACAGGCATCCCCCCAGCATCAATTGCGTGTGAGGCAGTTTATCAATAAAGAAAAGTAATATGCCACCAGCGATAAGACATACGACACAAACGGGGGTGCGTCGCGCGCCCAGCAGCTTATCGGAAACGACGCCGGCAAGCAGTACGCCCACTGGACCAGCGAGTTCAAATAAGGCACCGAGGGCACCAGATTTAGCCATGCCCGTACCGAGTTGGCTGTTCAAATACTTGGGTGCCCAGAGAAGGATGGCGTAGCGAGTGGGCTTCATGAAAAAATAGACCGTAGCTAAGAGTAGCACCATGGGGCTTTTCAATACTTCGATGACAATCCTCCAGGAGCCTTCCTGCTCTTCGGCGGCAGTTTCGCTGACTCCAACAACCGCTTCCTTTTCTCCGTGATACACTTCAATGGGCGGCAAGCCGATATCTTCCGGACGGTTACGTTGTAATAGCACAAACAGGATGCAGACCACAACCAACGCCAAAGCGGGCACCCAGAAAGCAAAACGCCAGCCAAACATTTCACCAAACTTTCCGGCGAGGTAGGACGCGATCAATCCACCGATTGCGTAATTGGTACACCACAAGCCCATGATTGTGCCACGTTCACGTTGTGAGAAGAAGGCTCCGATATTCTTGACCAAGGGAGCCCAACCGGTGGACTGACAGAGGCCTTGGAGGGCGGAGAAAAGTATCAGCATCGCGGCAACTGAGGATGAGCCCATGGCCACTGCAGCCAGCACTGAACCGATCATGCCGACCAGGATGACCTTGCGTGTGCCGTAGCGGTCCCCGCAAATTCCCCAGAAAAATTGTCCAACAGCGTAGGTCAGCAGCGAGGCGCCATCGATCCACGACATCTGCAGCTCTGTCAACCCAAGGCCGGCAGTCTTGCCCATGTCGATTTTGGCTACCGCGAAGGCCTTGCGCGTTTGATAAAACCCGACATAGGCCAGCCAGGTGATGGCGAAGACCTGCCAACGCCAACGCTCGTATTTCCAATTGTTACCAACCAGCTTCGGTCCGTTTTGCATAGCTCAATTGGGCATTGCGCTTCAAACGGCCCACAAGCCTGCCAGAGCTTGAAGACCGGTTCACTTACGCCTGCATTTAGGCGTAAGCTTTTGCTTCAAGACAAATTGCAGCCGGGTTTTGATGGCCATGAATCACAGGGAGTTCATGTTGATAGCTGCGGGAATTGCGAAACTGATGAAGCGAATGGCAAGGGATGAATCAGGTTCCTCAGCGTGCCAGGATGTTCGCATCAAGTCCATGGGCTGACATGCTATAAGATGCAAAGTCAGTTGCGCTAGCATTTTCTATTTTCGGAATGTAACGATTGGGCGAAATTGAATCTGGAGGAAGAGAGCCAAACTGCTTCATGTGCCAACCGCGATTGATTGATTGTTGATGGTCTGGTTTGCTTAAATCTTGAGGAATGTTTTTCTTCGATACATCCAAAAACACATCAGCCAAAGCACGAGCAGTGTTAAGGCCATCTCGGTTATTGGAGCACACGCGGTGCCCAGGATATTAAAGACGCCTTCGCCAAAATGAACTTTGAAAGTGGTCTTAATAAATTTATCCCACAAGTGAGCCATGACGTACATTGCAATTGAGTTCATGCCAACCACTATCAGCGGGAATGCCCAACGTTTGTACCCCTGCCAGTCAATAATCCCGTAAAAAGTTGCCAGCAGGATGCAGGTCCAGCCGGTGCTGAAGATTACCCATGAAGGCGTCCAGATGCGCTTTACTGACGGGCAGATGCCAGTCATATCAAGCACTGCTCCCAAAGCCAGACAGGCAATTCCTGCTCCAACCAGCAGGCGCACTTTTGAACTCTGAGTCGATTGCTCCCGCATAAACTGACCGGCTAACAAGCCGAAAATCATTGTGGCCAGCGAGGGCACAAAACTGAGAGTCAGATATCCACCACCATTAAATACGAACGGGTGTTCTCGTGGAAAGAGATTCAGGAACCATTGATCCACGGCAGCGGCCAAATTTGTGTTCTTGTCCCAGTGTGCGGCGAACCCGGTGAGATGATGCCAATTTGCTGGTATACCCACTTTTTGATAATCAAAATCGTTCACAGGCAGCGGATAAAGAGCAAATGCTGCCCAATAGCCCACAAGGATTAGCATGGCCGCAGTGAATTGCACCCGGAGTTTCGTCCAAGCCAGCAAAAAGAGGAAGGTATAACCAAGTCCAATCTGTGTGAGCACATCCTCAAAGGTGAAATAG
This genomic window from Pedosphaera parvula Ellin514 contains:
- a CDS encoding MFS transporter: MQNGPKLVGNNWKYERWRWQVFAITWLAYVGFYQTRKAFAVAKIDMGKTAGLGLTELQMSWIDGASLLTYAVGQFFWGICGDRYGTRKVILVGMIGSVLAAVAMGSSSVAAMLILFSALQGLCQSTGWAPLVKNIGAFFSQRERGTIMGLWCTNYAIGGLIASYLAGKFGEMFGWRFAFWVPALALVVVCILFVLLQRNRPEDIGLPPIEVYHGEKEAVVGVSETAAEEQEGSWRIVIEVLKSPMVLLLATVYFFMKPTRYAILLWAPKYLNSQLGTGMAKSGALGALFELAGPVGVLLAGVVSDKLLGARRTPVCVVCLIAGGILLFFIDKLPHTQLMLGGCLFLLGFLLFPPDALVSGTAAIDFGTKKGASTAAGLINGCGSIGAIVGGTIPGVFHERWGWNGVFVSLSVTLVIAGVLLLPKWNALPKTSPPASPQVPKEPRSALPVTT
- a CDS encoding acyltransferase family protein, with protein sequence MNPEEAQATLASPTQESRPARTVPEKATRLISLDAYRGFVMLLMASEGFNMWRMAEQNPNSSFWQFLKYQTEHVDWRGCALWDLIQPSFMFMVGVAMPFSLASRRAKGQSFNTMLGHTLWRSIALVFIGIFLRSVGRHQTYFTFEDVLTQIGLGYTFLFLLAWTKLRVQFTAAMLILVGYWAAFALYPLPVNDFDYQKVGIPANWHHLTGFAAHWDKNTNLAAAVDQWFLNLFPREHPFVFNGGGYLTLSFVPSLATMIFGLLAGQFMREQSTQSSKVRLLVGAGIACLALGAVLDMTGICPSVKRIWTPSWVIFSTGWTCILLATFYGIIDWQGYKRWAFPLIVVGMNSIAMYVMAHLWDKFIKTTFKVHFGEGVFNILGTACAPITEMALTLLVLWLMCFWMYRRKTFLKI